In one Ochotona princeps isolate mOchPri1 chromosome 16, mOchPri1.hap1, whole genome shotgun sequence genomic region, the following are encoded:
- the LOC118760808 gene encoding uncharacterized protein LOC118760808, translating into MSQRPDPQGTQTAAPNRGHAISHPVTHNHRLSLQEPFPSDSPRSTSSQESQSPETADTIQDRGPEPRPALRTRRVSIQEPLPSRSPRRASIQEPPETADTIQDSGPEPRPALRIRRVSIQEPLPSGSPPRASVQEPLPSGSPRRASVQEPLPSGSPWRASVQEPLPSDSSRRASVQEPLPSGSPRRASIREDYLALQSRRFSLQTSPSLASVDSASSHNNLTIQTRKQCLAFQARYSIDIPPSITHSPQSSISNLESVVIWGSQESLGDRSHSLQPDQDSLEDNHSLTAAISVGDPSSRAHKGSEQLLLPVCWRLLHDAKRITRYTSLVLTLAGILTITLVSLGQPWMHFQVPLGPARERESPPRILIKTVLFVQCPDSSCLREYDQNAYLLDLAWTFFVFSSICGVYVFFTLISTIFFSTSNVPVLDFSIFLSSILTATSMVLGVLFYLLQAGQFLQEGMTYRLGVSFYMTWAGAAFFLLAGLLSYLNYMNFWFILVLEGNWT; encoded by the exons ATGTCTCAGAGACCTGACCCCCAGGGGACTCAGACAGCAGCTCCCAACAGAGGCCATGCCATCTCTCACCCAGTCACCCACAACCACAGGCTCAGCCTCCAGGAGCCCTTCCCATCGGACAGCCCTCGGAgtaccagcagccaggaatcccaATCCCCTGAGACTGCAGACACCATTCAGGACAGAGGCCCTGAGCCTCGACCAGCTCTGAGAACGCGCCGGGTCAGCATCCAGGAGCCCCTCCCATCCAGGAGCCCTCGGAGGGCCAGCATCCAGGAACCCCCTGAGACTGCAGACACCATTCAGGACAGTGGCCCTGAGCCTCGTCCAGCTCTGAGAATTCGCCGGGTCAGTATCCAGGAGCCCCTCCCATCGGGCAGCCCTCCGAGGGCCAGCGTCCAGGAGCCCCTCCCGTCGGGCAGCCCCCGGAGGGCCAGCGTCCAGGAGCCCCTTCCGTCAGGCAGCCCCTGGAGGGCCAGCGTCCAGGAGCCCCTCCCGTCAGACAGCTCTCGGAGGGCCAGCGTCCAGGAGCCCCTTCCGTCGGGCAGCCCTCGGAGGGCCAGCATCCGAGAGGATTACTTGGCTTTGCAAAGCCGCCGTTTCAGTCTGCAAACCTCCCCTTCGCTGGCCAGCGTGGACTCAGCCAGTTCCCACAACAATCTGACAATCCAGACAAGAAAACAGTGCCTGGCATTCCAGGCACGGTACAGCATCGACATTCCCCCATCCATTACCCACAGTCCCCAAAGCAGCATCAGCAACCTGGAGTCTGTGGTGATCTGGGGCTCCCAGGAGAGCCTCGGGGACAGGTCCCACAGCCTCCAGCCCGACCAGGACAGCCTGGAGGACAACCACAGCCTCACGGCAGCCATCTCGGTGGGCGACCCTTCTTCCCG GGCTCACAAGGGCAGTGAGCAGCTGCTGTTGCCCGTCTGCTGGCGACTGCTGCACGACGCCAAGAGGATCACGCGCTACACCAGCCTGGTGCTGACACTGGCTGGCATCCTCACCATCACCCTTGTGTCTCTGGGCCAGCCCTGGATGCACTTCCAGGTGCCACTGGGACCCGCCAGGGAGCGGGAGAGCCCCCCACGCATCCTCATCAAAACCGTGCTCTTCGTGCAGTGCCCGGACAGCTCCTGCCTGCGCGAGTATGACCAGAATGCTT ACTTGCTGGACCTGGCCTGGACCTTCTTTGTTTTCTCCAGCATCTGCGGCGTCTATGTCTTCTTCACGCTCATCAGCACCATCTTCTTCAGCACCTCCAACGTGCCCGTGCTCGACTTCTCCATCTTCCTCAGCAGCATCCTGACAG CGACCAGCATGGTGCTGGGGGTGCTGTTCTACCTGCTGCAGGCGGGCCAGTTCCTGCAGGAAGGCATGACCTACAGGCTGGGCGTCAGCTTCTACATGACCTGGGCCGGAGCCGCCTTCTTCCTGTTGGCCG GTCTCCTGTCCTACTTGAACTACATGAATTTCTGGTTCATTCTGGTACTCGAGGGCAATTGGACTTAG